A region of the Sideroxydans lithotrophicus ES-1 genome:
TAGTCCTGCCCGGCTCCGTAACTTGCAGCCGGGAGCAGCAGCTTGCTTTCCTTGTCGACCTGCGCGACCCAGGCCATGTTCATCCCGCCGAATTTGACAGCGCAACGGCATACCAGGGGGAAGAGCTGTTCTTCCTGCTCCATGCGCACGATAGCCTGATTGATCTCGCTCAACGCACTGTACAGCCTGGTTATGCGCCTGGCCCTGGAAGACTCCTTTTTGCTTTGCAAGGCGAAGTAAAGCAGGAGTGCGGCCAATATGGAGAAAGCCAGGAATATCCCGGCGAATTGCGCGATGAATCTTGCCTGGCGCCGATAGACAGGCTCCAGGCTGACGCGAATACGAGCTGTGGCTTCTTCGCGATAGGAGTACGAGATGGGCTCGTCAAGTTCGAGGATGTGCCTGTCTGGCGAGAATCGCAGGTATTCCGCGATCTTGAAACCGTTGGCGGAGACGAGTTGCAATTCGACGATGCTCGCATCCGCTTTTGCCCAGTGGTCGAACAGGGGGCCGATATTCTGGTAGTTCCCGTGATTGAGTTCCGAAGAGATCACAGTGGAGATCAGCTGCAATTGCTGCGTTGCCGACGTATGTGCGAACTTCAGGTCATCGTCGAATTTACTCTGGATCGCGACTGCCGAAATGGCGCCTAGCACCACCAATAATATGAACAGGGATGTCCATGGATACGTCTGAAGTCGGATGGTGGGGTTCATGAAGGTTCAGTGTCCCGATGAAGGTTTCGATTTCATCAAAGTGCGCAGGCTGTCGTAGTCGTGGTCTTTGGGCGGCACCAAGGCGGTCATGTCGGGGTGGATGCTGGTCATGATCTGCCTGCCTTCGGGGAGTCCGTTCAGTGCAATGAACGCCTTGCGCAATTTGCGCACCAGTGGAGCAGGAAGCTTGCCGCTTGTAACAAACAGATGATCGACGACCAGTGGCAATTCGGCCAGGGCCCGCAGGCCCTTGGGCTCGAATTCCTGAAATACTTCCTGCTTCACTGCGCCCGCGTCGCACGTGCCGGAAAGCACCGCCAACGCGACATTCTTGTGGCCTTCAAGGAACTTGTAGCTGCCAAGGCGGCTTAATGGAACCCCGGCATGCTCGAGCATATGCTGGGGCATGATGTAGCTCATCGTCGAATTGATATCGCCGAACAGGAAGCATTTCCCTTTCAAGTCGGCAAGTGTTTTGAGTGGACTGTCCTGTCGGACGATGATCTCGCCCTTCAGGTAAGGGTTGCCATTGATCACCTGTCGTGCCAGCAGCGGTTTTCTTCCGTATCTTTCCACCATCTCCACATATGGGGACGGTCCCATATAGGCGATATCGATAGTGTCGTTGCCGATGGCCTTGATGTGTTCGGCGTAGTCCCGGCCGACACGCACCTCTACCGGTCGACCGATGGTGTCGGCGATGTAATTTGCCAGGGGGGTGAAGCGGGAGATGAGTTCGTCGTGGGGCAGATAAGGATGGACGCCGAGGATGAGTGGCTTGAGTTCTGAAGCTTGCGCTGCATTCGGGACAGCCAGCGAAATGGCCATGGCATACAGAAACGCTTTGCATAGATTCAGCATAACCACCCCTTTATGCGTCACACTTTATGCCAACAGCAGAAATGCCGATCGAATGATTATCGTTGTCCAGTATTCGATTGCTTCTGCGATTCTCCCGGCTGGCCTTGTCGTTCGATCAGCGCGGATTATTCTTGTGCGGCATCTTCGTTCGGTACCGCTCGATATTTATCTTACTCCAAAGTGCCAGCATTAATAGCCTAACCGCGATTCTAAATCCGGGAGCAATTTCTGCCGGGGGGCTCGCCGGATTATTCCGATAGCGGTCTCGGTCTGGAGATGCCAAATCCCTGTGCATAATCGATGCCGACTTCTCTCAGCTTGGCGATGGTCTCTTCGTTCTCGACCAGCTCCGCGATCGTTTTCACGCCGATCGATTTGGCTACGCGATCGATGGCGATGATCTTGGCCAGCTCCACGGGATCGCGCAGGATGTTGAAGATGATGTTGCCGTCGATCTTCAGGAACTCTACCCGGAAGCCGCGGATCAAGTCGAACGATATCCGGTCGTGGCCGAAGCCGCTGATCGCGAGCTGGCAGCCTGCCTGCCTGACCCTTTGCGCGAACTCGGCGACGGCCACTGGCCGCAAGGTGAGCTCGGTGCTGGGAATCTCGAAACACAGCGCGGCACCGGGTACGCCGTATTCCATCAGCGTCAGTTGGAGGAATTCCGGAAAACTGTGGTCGCTGATCGTTGCGTCAGCCAGATTGATGAAGAACAGCGAGTTCTTCTGCCTTTCGTCCGACGGGTTCAGATGCGAGGCCCATTCGGCCACATGCTGCACGACCCATCGATCCAGGTGCGGCATCAAGCCGTATTTCTCGGCAAGCGGGAAGAATGCGCCCGGCGGCATCATGCCTTCCTCCTCTTCGATCAGGCGAACCAGGATCTCGTAATGCTCAGGCTCGCTGGAACCGGATGGCAGGGGCGTGATGAGCTGGCAGAACAGGCGGAACGCTCCTTTTTCGATCGCCGCCTTGATATGGTTCGCATCCTTCTGCCCGATGACCTGTTCGGAGAACGAATCCACAAAGGAATCCTGACTGGGGGAGCCTTCTCGAATGAAAGCAGCGTCCTTGCTACCGGCATGCGGCTGTTCTTCAGGTTTGTTCGTGCCGGCCAGTTGCACATCTCCCGGAGAGGTGATGTCGTCGATCAGCATGAAGAAGCCGCTGACTTTTCCATCCTCGCCGAATTGCGGAATGTGCTCGACCAGCAAGCGGTAGACCGCACCATCAGGCATCTTCTGCATCCGCTCGTATTGCACATGATGACCGTCCAGGGCCTGGCGGACCGAGGTCGCCGATTCCTGGTACACGCTGGAACCCAGGATCTTGCGTATGTGCTGGCCGTGTATCTGGTCAGGCCGCAGATGCAGCCATTCCATGAATGCCCGGTTGTGATAGCGGCAATTCCCTTCGGCATCGATCAGCGCAACCATGGTGGTCAGAACATCATCGATCAGTTGCAAGCGAGGCCTGCTGAGTGCGATCGCTTCCTCGGCTCTTTTGCGGAGCTGGGTCTGGTGTTCGAGCTTGTCTTTTAGCGCGGACAATTGTGCCGAGCGCCTGGTCGCTATCCATTCCAGGCGCGAGACCCGGGTCGCTTCCGCAAGAATGGCGGCCACCAGCACGCCGCCCAGGAAAGTGATCCACTGCATGCCAAGCTCGGTGAAGTAGATGGCAAAAACGAGTGCCGCAGCCGTGGCAATGACTGCCAGTGCGGAGATGTATGGCTGAACACTGCGAAAGATGGCGCGGAACTTCATTTCCTGATTCTCCCGATCTGGCGTGCCTCCGGTATTGCAGGTGATGGATGCTGTCCCGGCCATGTTATCAATTCTTCCGGCGGGAAGACATCGTCCTGTGGAGTCGCCATGGAAGGAACTGTACTTCAATGGCCGTCATGCGGCCCGGCCAGGTATTTTCGACCACGTTCAATCACCCCGGCGCATCTGTCCTGCAGTGCGGCTTGTCAGAACTCGATGGAGGGTCGGAACACCAGCGTGGTCGTGTTGTTGCGCATGTCCCTGAGTGCGCCGGAATATTCGTCCGGGCTGCTCCAGACCACGCCGACGTCCACTGTCGGCGTGTACCTCCATCCGCTTATCGGGAACTTCTTTCCGGCGATCAGTTCCAGCCGCACCATCTTTGCGCCGCGCTGCAGGAAATGCATGCGCAGATCGTAATTGGCGTTCTCCAGCCATGCCAGGAACGGGTAGCGCAGGTCGAGGTTGCTGCGGTGCAGGCTGACATAGGTCACATCGTTGACATCCTTGTTGGTGTTGAAGTGTCCGCCCACGCGGAAGCTCCATGAGAGCTTCTCGTCCGGGTAGTCGATGTTGCCCTTGATCTTCCATTCGAATTCGTACCAGTCGTCCGGGACGAGCATGTTGCTCTTGATATGCTTGTTGCCCGCACTGAACAGATAGCCGGTGTAGCCGTAATTGTTGCCCTGGCGCTGTTCCTTGGGGCGATTCAGTTTCGCCACGTTGCCGAAGAAGGCGGACACCGCCCAGGGTTCCTGGAAACCGACCGTGGCGGATTCGAGCAGGTTGATGCCGGTGTTCCCGATCTCGAATTGCCGGTAGAGATTGGTCGAATGCGACTTGATGTAGGAGCTCAGCCAGGGAGTCGGGTAGACGCTGGCCTCCAGCACCATGTAGCGCGGTATGAGCGAGCCTTTGATGAGATCGCGGTAGATCACGCTCTCGCTGTCGGAAGTGATGGTGGGGATGGCCTCTTTGGTGAGCGGCACGTTCAAGTCGACGTTGGTGTAGTAGGGCGAGGCTTCGAACACCACTTCGGTCTTGCTCACGTCGCCAGACTTGGCATCTTCAACATGGGACTCCTCGGTATGCGTCTCTGCCGCAAATGTGGCCGGCGTATGCAGGCAAAGCGCGGCAGCGATGCAGATTAGACGCAAGTGATTCGTGAAGGAGGGCATGGGCCCGGATTCTATCTGTTTGTTGGCATCCGGTAAAAGCATGAGAGAATTTCGCCCCTGACGGGCGCGGCAAGTGTGCCGCTCCCGTTTCCTATCCTGCTTTCCCCCGCACGCGGGAGAAAGGGCAAACGATTCGCTGCGCGAGTTTTACGTTAACTGGAGAACCATTTTGAAGAAACTGACATCGGCCGACCTGGCCTCACTCGGCCAGCAAGCCAGCCTATCACCGCGCTTGCGCGCCAATTCCAACCTGCATCAGGAACTCAGCGACCCCATCCAGCGCCTCGCCATCGCCATGGAGCCGGACACACTGATCCTGCCGCATCGCCATCCGCACACCTGGGAGGTGTTGACCGCCTTGCGCGGCCGCTTCACCGTGCTGGTGTTCGACGACGCAGGCAAGGTCATCGAGCGCGCCGTGCTGGGCGAGGATGTCAGCGTGGTGGAGATCCCTGCCGACGGCTGGCATGCCGTGTTGTCGCGCGACGAAGGAGCGGTGATCTTCGAAGTGAAACACGGACCTTATGCGCCGATCGGCGAGGCGGATGTCGCTGCGTGGAGCAAGGGCCGCAGCGCAGCCGAGCTGAACGCATGGTATGCCGTGGCCAAGGTGGGGGACAGGCTCGTCT
Encoded here:
- the phnD gene encoding phosphate/phosphite/phosphonate ABC transporter substrate-binding protein produces the protein MLNLCKAFLYAMAISLAVPNAAQASELKPLILGVHPYLPHDELISRFTPLANYIADTIGRPVEVRVGRDYAEHIKAIGNDTIDIAYMGPSPYVEMVERYGRKPLLARQVINGNPYLKGEIIVRQDSPLKTLADLKGKCFLFGDINSTMSYIMPQHMLEHAGVPLSRLGSYKFLEGHKNVALAVLSGTCDAGAVKQEVFQEFEPKGLRALAELPLVVDHLFVTSGKLPAPLVRKLRKAFIALNGLPEGRQIMTSIHPDMTALVPPKDHDYDSLRTLMKSKPSSGH
- a CDS encoding EAL domain-containing protein, with product MAGTASITCNTGGTPDRENQEMKFRAIFRSVQPYISALAVIATAAALVFAIYFTELGMQWITFLGGVLVAAILAEATRVSRLEWIATRRSAQLSALKDKLEHQTQLRKRAEEAIALSRPRLQLIDDVLTTMVALIDAEGNCRYHNRAFMEWLHLRPDQIHGQHIRKILGSSVYQESATSVRQALDGHHVQYERMQKMPDGAVYRLLVEHIPQFGEDGKVSGFFMLIDDITSPGDVQLAGTNKPEEQPHAGSKDAAFIREGSPSQDSFVDSFSEQVIGQKDANHIKAAIEKGAFRLFCQLITPLPSGSSEPEHYEILVRLIEEEEGMMPPGAFFPLAEKYGLMPHLDRWVVQHVAEWASHLNPSDERQKNSLFFINLADATISDHSFPEFLQLTLMEYGVPGAALCFEIPSTELTLRPVAVAEFAQRVRQAGCQLAISGFGHDRISFDLIRGFRVEFLKIDGNIIFNILRDPVELAKIIAIDRVAKSIGVKTIAELVENEETIAKLREVGIDYAQGFGISRPRPLSE
- a CDS encoding WbuC family cupin fold metalloprotein yields the protein MKKLTSADLASLGQQASLSPRLRANSNLHQELSDPIQRLAIAMEPDTLILPHRHPHTWEVLTALRGRFTVLVFDDAGKVIERAVLGEDVSVVEIPADGWHAVLSRDEGAVIFEVKHGPYAPIGEADVAAWSKGRSAAELNAWYAVAKVGDRLV